GCACCTATAAACTGGGGTTTGCAAGAAATGCCGATGAAACAAAGATTTTCAGGGTCGGCGCCACTAAATATTTCGATAACGATAAGGGCAAAATCTCCATCTTATATAAATATGCGGATTCTTACAGCATCACCAATTATGCGGTTTTTCAATATGGAGAAAACGGAAAAGTAACGGAGCTCGATAATTTCAAAATCGGGAGGGATTCCTATGTGGTAAGAGATGGACAGATGAAAGTCAAAGATATCCTCACGGGCGAATCTTATTGGGCGTCCATGAGTGGCAAAGATAACAGGTCAACCTCCCACAACATTGATATCTTTGGTAATTATCTTTTGAACAGTGGCTGGAATTTCAGATTCTCCACAAGAGCCCATTTTTCAAAAGCTAAAATGTCCAATATGATTCCTTTAAGCATTTTCAATGCCGATCCTTCTGCAGGATATACTTTGGCTTCCAGTGGTCAGGCTTATTCGGGACAGGTAGGAACTATTCTGGGAATGTATACGCCGGAAACCCCTATTACAAATATCGCAGGCCGCTTTTCGTTGAATAAACAGGTCGGAAATCATAACGTGACTTTCGGTGTATTGGAACAGTATTATCACGTTGACAAATTCACGTCCAATCGTTCTTTCTTCTTCCAGACTGTTGAGCCGCAGCCTCAGCGATTGATCGGCCCAAATACCGATGCTGACGGGTTCTATAACTACAATGCAGGAGGCGAATATCACAGCGGAACAGAGAACAAACTTTCTCTGTATGGTACCGATGAATGGAAAGTTACCGACAATTTTAATCTGAGTTACGGTTTGCATCTGAGAAATCATATCCTAGATGGAGAATACTCTTTGACTCCCAGAACGATTGGGTTCAGTTTCACGGACCCTGGTCAGTTTAATCACATCAGTCAAAATTTCTTCCAGATTGCAGGAAGTTTGAATGCGACTTACAACATTACCAAAAATTTCGGAGTTTTAGCCAACTTCTTATACACAGAAGAAAACAGAAGATTGGAAAGTTACTCTCAGGCTTTTGAACCTAATACCAATAAAATTAAAAGCCCATTGGGAGCAATTGGAATTTTCTGGAATACAGACTGGATCCAGTTAATTTCCCAGGCAACCTATCTGAAAAAAAATAATAACCTTAACAGGTACAACCTGGTCAATCCTGCCAATAGTTCTGAGGCACAGACCACGACCGTTTATTACGATATCCAGACATTGGGCTGGACCACAGACTTTGTTTTAAAGCCTTTCAAAGGATTTAATCTTCATTACCTGATTACATTGCAGAACCCGGTGTATAAGAAATTTAATTTCAATGCTTTCGGAAAAGATTACAATTACAGCGACAATAATGTTCTGGGGGTGGCCAAAACGCTGATGGAAATCGACCCAAGCTACTCGACCGGCAAATGGAGGTTCTGGGCGAGTTTCAGGTATTTCTCAAAACAGTATGCGAATCTGACCAATGCACTATATTTTGCGCCGAGATGGGAAACTTTCGGTGGTGTAAATTATACGGTTAACAAAAACATCAATGTAGGTGCAACGGTTATCAACTTCCTGAACCAGAGAGGGGCAAGCGGAACCATCAATGGTGCCGAACTGATTACAGATGCAAGCCCGTATTACGGAAAACTACTGACAGGAACGTATATTATGCCATTGACAGGTCAATTCTCAGTAAACTTTAATTTCTAAATTGTAAACAATGAAAAGAACGGTTTTAAATGTTGCTGCATTATTTTTAGGAGTAACAGCATTTGCACAGAATATTCAGACAGTAACAAATTCTAAAGGTCCTGTTTTAGGGTATTCCGCAGATTCAGGTGTAAAAATTCTTACAATTGGTGGAAATAAATTCAAAGATTTAAACAGAAACGGAAAACTTGACAAATACGAAGACTGGAGACTTCCCGTTGACGAAAGAGCAAAAGATTTAGCATCAAAAATGACGGTCGAACAGATTGCAGGTTTAATGCTGTACAGCGGCCACCAATCTGTTCCTGCACCTGCAGACGGTTTCCGGGCAGGAAAATATAACGGAATGCTGTATAAAGAAAGCGGTGCAAAAGCCTCTGATTTAACAGACCAGCAAAAGAAATTTTTAAAAGAAGACTACCTTCGTCATGTTTTGGTAACAACCGTTGAATCTCCTGAAATTGCAGCACAATGGAGCAACAATATTCAGGCTTATATAGAAGGTCTGGGATTGGGAATTCCAGCCAACAACAGTACAGACCCGAGACATTCTGCAACCGTAACGGCTGAGTTTAATGAAGGAGCAGGCGGACAAATTTCTCTTTGGCCGGATGGCTTAGCAATGGGTGCAACTTTCGACCCGGAATTGGTTAGAAAATTCGGGAACATCGCAGCTCAGGAATACAGAGCATTGGGGATTTCAACGGCCCTATCACCTCAAATCGACCTGGGAACAGAACCGCGTTGGTACAGAATCGCTTATGTTTTCTCTGAA
The window above is part of the Chryseobacterium sp. MA9 genome. Proteins encoded here:
- a CDS encoding TonB-dependent receptor, translating into MKNLKFTISALGLMFSFSTALGQQTDSLAAKNAVNTAIKGAEGVKTVTSKEDNNRNVMLNAANNTSPRDVNIGLPSTVGGITILENDLPVVYFFWPELPNKTWRQSVGLEKTGLLKMDQLANTMGDLGFAVNSYAQTGTKDFKLKGKLTTSTFGWLQGDVNASGPISKNGWSYTVGAFANYDPSTYKLGFARNADETKIFRVGATKYFDNDKGKISILYKYADSYSITNYAVFQYGENGKVTELDNFKIGRDSYVVRDGQMKVKDILTGESYWASMSGKDNRSTSHNIDIFGNYLLNSGWNFRFSTRAHFSKAKMSNMIPLSIFNADPSAGYTLASSGQAYSGQVGTILGMYTPETPITNIAGRFSLNKQVGNHNVTFGVLEQYYHVDKFTSNRSFFFQTVEPQPQRLIGPNTDADGFYNYNAGGEYHSGTENKLSLYGTDEWKVTDNFNLSYGLHLRNHILDGEYSLTPRTIGFSFTDPGQFNHISQNFFQIAGSLNATYNITKNFGVLANFLYTEENRRLESYSQAFEPNTNKIKSPLGAIGIFWNTDWIQLISQATYLKKNNNLNRYNLVNPANSSEAQTTTVYYDIQTLGWTTDFVLKPFKGFNLHYLITLQNPVYKKFNFNAFGKDYNYSDNNVLGVAKTLMEIDPSYSTGKWRFWASFRYFSKQYANLTNALYFAPRWETFGGVNYTVNKNINVGATVINFLNQRGASGTINGAELITDASPYYGKLLTGTYIMPLTGQFSVNFNF